A part of Scleropages formosus chromosome 3, fSclFor1.1, whole genome shotgun sequence genomic DNA contains:
- the LOC108931729 gene encoding CXXC-type zinc finger protein 4 produces the protein MSSINSALCVESGQNVDMSLLQKDNLQVDSSGLNPVLDYNAEMERYRSFANFYKSNGAFPQAAKIARITTPIFPSARIGVSPWNCDNAMLWGRKSAAINPNRTGVPRNESQGPAKPGVPPETLQMANNNFLSTLSPEHCRPLAGECMNKLKCGGAEAEIMNLPERVGTFSAIPALGGISLPPGVIVMTALHSPAASAAVTDSAFQIANLADCPQNNNASSAAAGNPAKKKRKRCGVCAPCRRLINCGVCSSCRNRKTGHQICKFRKCEELKKKPGTPLERTPVSGGEAFRWFF, from the coding sequence ATGTCCAGCATAAACAGTGCCCTGTGCGTGGAGAGCGGACAGAATGTTGACATGTCCCTGCTGCAGAAGGACAACCTGCAGGTGGACTCGAGCGGATTAAACCCGGTCCTGGATTACAACGCCGAGATGGAGCGGTACCGCTCCTTCGCCAACTTTTACAAAAGCAATGGCGCGTTTCCGCAGGCGGCCAAGATCGCGCGCATAACCACGCCGATTTTTCCCAGCGCTAGAATCGGCGTGTCCCCCTGGAACTGCGACAACGCCATGCTCTGGGGAAGAAAATCGGCGGCAATAAACCCTAATAGGACCGGCGTGCCGAGAAATGAGTCCCAGGGGCCTGCGAAGCCTGGCGTGCCGCCAGAGACGTTGCAAATGGCAAATAATAATTTCCTCTCCACCTTATCCCCCGAACACTGCAGACCTTTAGCGGGAGAATGCATGAACAAGCTGAAATGCGGCGGCGCCGAAGCAGAGATAATGAATCTCCCGGAACGCGTCGGAACTTTTTCCGCCATTCCGGCTCTAGGGGGCATCTCATTACCTCCCGGGGTCATCGTCATGACAGCCCTGCACTCCCCCGCCGCCTCGGCGGCCGTCACAGACAGCGCGTTTCAAATTGCCAATCTGGCGGACTGCCCGCAGAATAATAACGCGTCCTCGGCGGCCGCCGGCAACCCGGCCAAGAAGAAGCGGAAGCGGTGCGGGGTGtgcgccccctgcaggcggCTCATCAACTGTGGCGTGTGCAGCAGCTGCCGCAACCGCAAGACGGGCCACCAGATCTGCAAGTTCAGGAAGTGCGAGGAGCTCAAGAAGAAACCAGGCACGCCGCTCGAG